One genomic window of Cyanobium sp. ATX 6F1 includes the following:
- the queF gene encoding preQ(1) synthase: MAAPAPSALTTTPLYGQREIEQAQLICFDNPSTGRPYEVSITLPEFTCLCPFSGYPDFAVLRLIYEPGPRVLELKALKLYVNSWRDRSISHEEVVNRILDDLVAAAQPDWIQLEADFNPRGNVHTVVRVSHGTRHLG, encoded by the coding sequence ATGGCTGCCCCAGCTCCCAGCGCCCTCACCACCACGCCTCTGTACGGCCAGCGGGAGATCGAGCAGGCCCAGCTGATCTGCTTCGACAACCCCTCCACGGGCCGTCCCTACGAAGTGTCGATCACCCTGCCGGAGTTCACCTGCCTTTGCCCGTTCTCGGGCTACCCGGATTTCGCGGTGCTGCGCCTGATCTACGAGCCCGGCCCCCGGGTCCTTGAGCTCAAGGCGCTCAAGCTCTATGTGAACAGCTGGCGCGACCGCTCGATCTCCCACGAGGAGGTGGTCAACCGCATCCTGGATGATCTGGTGGCGGCGGCCCAACCCGACTGGATCCAGCTCGAGGCTGATTTCAACCCCCGCGGCAACGTGCACACGGTGGTTCGGGTCAGCCATGGCACCCGTCATCTCGGCTGA
- a CDS encoding aminotransferase class I/II-fold pyridoxal phosphate-dependent enzyme: MAADPLDPLRRSLERLPIARRRLLRAFQPTAAGGLRPEGAGAIPLLDLASNDYLGLSQHPRLQAAACAAIASGGVGAGASRLVSGSRPVHGELEARLAAWLGRERVLLFPSGFQANIAAVAALADRHSLVLADRLIHHSLLVGVQASGAQLRRFAHNDLAALDRLLGEARASSAVRRLVVLSESLFSMEGSSPDLPALSALCQRHSALLLIDEAHALGVLGPGGRGLAHGLAGVHLVSGTFGKAFGSGGAFLATGDLLGDWLLQRSGAFRYSTALAPPLAAAALAALDLLEETPDLGSKLLERAERWRTSLTAADWPLVAGQGPILPLLVGEDDRALELQRHLEAAGLLSVAIRPPTVPAGTARLRLVLRSDLPPGTLERLLEALARWR; encoded by the coding sequence TTGGCCGCCGACCCCCTTGATCCCCTGCGCCGCTCCCTGGAGCGCCTGCCGATCGCCCGCCGGCGCCTGCTGCGTGCCTTCCAGCCCACGGCGGCTGGGGGCCTGCGGCCAGAGGGGGCCGGTGCCATCCCGCTGCTGGATCTGGCCAGCAATGACTACCTGGGCCTGAGCCAGCACCCTCGCCTGCAGGCGGCCGCCTGCGCCGCGATCGCCTCGGGTGGGGTGGGGGCGGGGGCCTCGCGGCTGGTGAGCGGCAGCCGGCCGGTGCATGGGGAGCTGGAGGCGCGGCTGGCCGCCTGGCTGGGGCGGGAGCGGGTGCTGCTCTTTCCCAGTGGCTTCCAGGCCAACATCGCTGCGGTGGCGGCCCTGGCCGATCGCCACAGCCTGGTGCTCGCCGACCGGCTGATCCACCACTCCCTGCTGGTGGGGGTACAGGCCTCCGGCGCCCAGCTGCGCCGCTTCGCCCACAACGACCTGGCCGCTCTGGATCGGCTGCTGGGCGAGGCACGGGCCAGCTCTGCCGTGCGGCGCCTGGTGGTGCTCAGTGAGAGCCTGTTCAGCATGGAGGGCAGCAGCCCCGATCTGCCGGCGCTGTCGGCCCTCTGCCAACGGCATTCGGCCCTGCTGCTGATCGATGAGGCCCATGCCCTGGGGGTGCTGGGCCCCGGCGGACGCGGGCTGGCCCACGGGCTGGCGGGGGTGCACCTGGTGAGCGGCACCTTCGGCAAGGCCTTCGGCAGTGGTGGCGCCTTCCTGGCCACGGGCGATCTGCTCGGCGACTGGCTGCTGCAGCGCTCCGGCGCCTTCCGCTATTCCACCGCCCTGGCCCCGCCCCTGGCGGCGGCAGCCCTGGCCGCCCTTGATCTGCTGGAGGAGACCCCCGACCTGGGGTCGAAGTTGTTGGAGCGTGCCGAGCGCTGGCGAACTTCCCTGACGGCGGCCGATTGGCCGCTGGTGGCAGGCCAGGGGCCGATCCTGCCGTTGCTGGTGGGCGAAGACGATCGGGCCCTGGAGCTGCAGCGGCACCTGGAGGCCGCAGGCCTGCTGAGCGTGGCGATCCGCCCACCCACGGTGCCGGCGGGAACGGCGAGGTTGCGGCTGGTGCTGCGCAGCGACCTGCCGCCCGGCACCCTGGAGCGGCTGCTGGAGGCCCTGGCCCGATGGCGCTGA
- a CDS encoding cytochrome c biogenesis protein ResB encodes MNALGRVAAWISDLRLAIVLLLVVAIASGLGTAIPQQESSEFYHRLYDETPWLGLVRGDGILALQLDHLYSSDWFLALLGWLGLSLVLCSWRRQWPALRAALRWVDYSSPRQLSKLSVAETVASPEPQADLERLGALLTARGWRVQSQAGRLAARKGVAGRVGPLLVHAGLVVLLVGSAWGALGGQRVERFLAPGHELELLDRRGEGQLTLVLEQFGIDRDPAGRPEQFRSRLLLKNPPQADAPALEQRAEISVNHPLRHQGMTIYQADWALAAITLQLGKSPLLELPLQSFPQLGNQIWGLVLPTRPDGTDPVLLSVTNEAGPVEIYASDASLLGRLIPGGEALEVNGLPLRVASILPASGLLLKRDPGVPLVYAGFAIALVGCGLSLVATRQLWAIAEDGRQRLHVGGLCNRNLTAFASELPQLLGSLQQPQPR; translated from the coding sequence CTGAATGCCCTGGGCCGAGTGGCCGCGTGGATTTCAGATCTGCGGCTGGCGATCGTGCTGCTGTTGGTCGTGGCCATCGCCAGCGGGCTGGGCACCGCGATCCCCCAGCAGGAAAGCAGCGAGTTTTATCACCGCCTCTACGACGAAACCCCCTGGCTGGGGTTGGTGCGCGGGGACGGGATCCTGGCCCTCCAGCTGGATCACCTCTATTCCAGTGACTGGTTCCTGGCGCTGCTGGGCTGGCTGGGGCTGTCCCTGGTGCTGTGCAGCTGGCGCCGCCAGTGGCCGGCCCTGCGCGCCGCCCTGCGCTGGGTCGACTACAGCTCCCCGCGCCAGCTCAGCAAGCTGAGCGTGGCGGAGACCGTGGCCTCCCCAGAACCCCAGGCCGATCTCGAACGCCTGGGGGCCCTGCTCACGGCCCGGGGCTGGCGAGTTCAAAGCCAGGCGGGTCGACTGGCGGCCCGCAAGGGCGTGGCCGGTCGGGTGGGGCCCCTGCTGGTGCATGCGGGGCTTGTGGTGCTGTTGGTGGGATCGGCCTGGGGAGCGCTGGGGGGCCAGCGGGTGGAGCGCTTTCTGGCCCCGGGCCACGAGCTCGAGTTGCTCGATCGCCGCGGCGAGGGCCAGCTGACCTTGGTGCTTGAGCAGTTCGGCATCGACCGCGACCCCGCCGGGCGTCCTGAGCAGTTCCGCTCGCGCTTGCTGCTCAAGAACCCCCCCCAGGCTGATGCCCCAGCCCTGGAGCAACGCGCCGAGATCAGCGTCAACCACCCCCTGCGCCACCAGGGCATGACCATCTACCAGGCGGACTGGGCTTTGGCGGCGATCACGCTGCAATTGGGCAAAAGCCCGCTGCTGGAGCTGCCGCTGCAGAGCTTTCCCCAACTCGGGAATCAGATCTGGGGATTGGTGCTGCCCACCCGCCCCGATGGCACCGATCCCGTGCTGCTGAGCGTGACCAACGAGGCCGGACCGGTGGAGATCTATGCCAGCGACGCCAGCCTGCTGGGCCGGCTCATTCCCGGCGGCGAGGCCCTGGAAGTGAACGGCCTGCCCCTTCGGGTGGCCTCGATCCTGCCCGCCAGTGGCCTGCTGCTCAAGCGCGATCCGGGGGTGCCACTGGTCTACGCCGGCTTCGCCATTGCCCTGGTGGGTTGCGGCCTCAGCCTGGTGGCCACCCGCCAGTTGTGGGCGATCGCGGAGGACGGGCGCCAGCGCCTGCATGTGGGTGGGCTCTGCAACCGCAACCTCACCGCCTTCGCCAGCGAACTGCCGCAGCTGCTGGGCTCCCTGCAGCAGCCTCAGCCGAGATGA
- a CDS encoding alpha/beta fold hydrolase: MALSDPAAGGVQLLAMHGWGGDHRAWAPWGAAAARRGWSLGWGERGYGHQVQLEPQWSGTGRRALLVHSMGIHLVPGAVLAAAEAVVLLASFGRFVPPGAPGRRGQLALEAMANRLSNGDSDGLLKDFLAQAAAPDPEELLPAGPREEGVPPAGQGRLLADLDLLGRLTALPEAFPASAAVLVVEAGDDRIVAPESRRLLVEALPRASHWTLAGAGHSLLRADLLTPVLNWLEAALSAEVSGHG, encoded by the coding sequence ATGGCGCTGAGCGATCCGGCGGCTGGGGGTGTGCAGCTGCTGGCGATGCACGGCTGGGGGGGCGACCACCGGGCCTGGGCCCCCTGGGGGGCGGCCGCCGCCCGGCGTGGTTGGAGCCTGGGTTGGGGGGAGCGGGGCTACGGCCATCAAGTGCAGCTGGAGCCGCAGTGGTCGGGCACGGGACGCCGCGCCCTGCTGGTCCATTCCATGGGGATTCACCTGGTTCCCGGTGCCGTGCTGGCCGCGGCCGAGGCGGTGGTGCTGCTGGCCAGCTTTGGGCGCTTCGTGCCCCCAGGAGCCCCCGGGCGCCGCGGACAACTGGCCCTGGAGGCCATGGCCAATCGCCTGAGCAACGGCGACAGCGATGGCTTACTCAAAGACTTCCTGGCCCAGGCCGCCGCCCCCGACCCCGAGGAATTGCTGCCAGCAGGGCCCCGGGAGGAGGGGGTGCCCCCCGCCGGCCAGGGTCGCCTGCTCGCTGACCTCGACCTGCTCGGCCGCCTCACCGCGCTGCCGGAAGCGTTTCCAGCCAGCGCAGCGGTGCTGGTGGTGGAGGCGGGCGACGACCGGATCGTGGCCCCTGAGAGCCGTCGCCTGCTGGTGGAAGCCCTCCCCAGGGCCAGCCACTGGACCCTGGCGGGTGCCGGCCACAGCCTGCTGCGGGCCGATCTGCTCACTCCAGTGCTGAACTGGCTGGAAGCGGCGCTTTCCGCGGAAGTCAGCGGCCATGGTTGA
- a CDS encoding P-II family nitrogen regulator, protein MKKVEAIIRPFKLEDVKLALVNAGIVGMTVSEVRGFGRQKGQVERYRGSEFTVEFLQKLKLEVVVDDDRVDTVITCIQDAARTGEIGDGKIFITNIESVIRIRTGDKDSSAI, encoded by the coding sequence ATGAAAAAAGTTGAGGCCATCATCCGTCCGTTCAAGCTTGAGGACGTCAAACTCGCCTTGGTGAATGCCGGCATCGTCGGCATGACCGTGAGTGAAGTGCGTGGCTTCGGGCGTCAAAAGGGCCAGGTCGAGCGTTACCGCGGATCAGAATTCACGGTCGAATTTCTACAGAAACTCAAGCTCGAGGTTGTTGTTGACGACGACCGTGTCGACACGGTGATTACCTGCATTCAAGATGCGGCCCGCACCGGTGAAATCGGCGACGGCAAGATCTTCATCACCAACATCGAGTCGGTGATCCGGATCCGCACCGGCGACAAGGACAGCAGCGCGATCTGA
- a CDS encoding methyltransferase domain-containing protein, with translation MVDLLTKPGGSPPQPTEPFPLEVRRRFARSAGRYEQLAHLQRAVAWRLGHLSRDLPLPQGPAADLGAGSGLLARALEAQRPELTMLRLDHCAELLRQGERSACPGADGSPPAPSLLWDLNGGLPDELEGAALLASSFALHWLEQPLAQLEQWCRALQPGGWLVLAVPTQGSFRQWQQAAQAAHVPCSALPLPEAQALQATCSTWLELRVERRLPFSRTAPSALALLRELKGLGASASRVRPLSAGELRALEAHWPAQGAVKVLSWELQILVGQKPRRRP, from the coding sequence ATGGTTGATCTGCTCACAAAGCCCGGCGGCAGCCCCCCACAGCCAACGGAACCGTTCCCACTGGAGGTGCGCCGGCGCTTCGCCCGCAGCGCCGGCCGCTACGAGCAGCTGGCGCACCTGCAGCGGGCCGTGGCCTGGCGCCTGGGCCACCTCAGCCGCGACCTGCCCCTGCCGCAAGGGCCCGCAGCTGATCTGGGGGCGGGCAGTGGCCTGCTGGCGCGGGCCCTGGAGGCCCAGCGGCCTGAACTCACCATGCTGCGCCTCGACCACTGCGCCGAGCTGCTGCGCCAGGGGGAGCGCTCCGCTTGTCCTGGAGCCGACGGCTCCCCACCAGCTCCCTCCCTGCTCTGGGATCTCAACGGGGGGCTGCCGGATGAGCTGGAGGGCGCGGCCCTGCTGGCCTCCAGCTTCGCCCTTCACTGGCTGGAGCAGCCCCTGGCCCAACTGGAGCAGTGGTGCCGGGCGCTCCAGCCCGGAGGCTGGCTGGTGCTGGCGGTGCCCACCCAGGGCAGTTTTCGCCAATGGCAGCAGGCGGCCCAGGCGGCACATGTGCCCTGCAGCGCCCTGCCCCTGCCCGAGGCCCAAGCGTTGCAAGCGACCTGCAGCACCTGGCTGGAGCTGCGGGTGGAGCGGAGGCTGCCGTTCAGCCGCACAGCCCCCAGCGCCTTGGCCTTGCTGCGCGAGCTCAAGGGGCTCGGGGCCAGCGCCAGCCGCGTGAGGCCCCTGTCGGCAGGGGAGTTGCGGGCCCTGGAGGCCCACTGGCCCGCCCAGGGAGCCGTGAAGGTCCTGAGCTGGGAGCTGCAGATCCTGGTGGGTCAAAAGCCCAGGCGGCGGCCATGA
- a CDS encoding DEAD/DEAH box helicase, whose translation MLIASSDVPPLEELFPFPLDPFQLEAIDALNQGHSVVVSAPTGSGKTLVGEYAIYRALAHGQKVFYTTPLKALSNQKLRDFREQFGVENVGLMTGDLSVNREAKVVVMTTEIFRNMLYAEVDRGDDPLADVEAVVLDECHYMNDSQRGTVWEESIIHCPPAVQLVALSATVANAGQLTDWIDKVHGPTRLVLSDFRPVPLAFSFCSAKGLHPLLNDAGTGLHPNCKVWRAPKTTHRRGPKTPRPPQPEAAPLPFVVAQMAERDMLPAIYFIFSRRGCDKAVRDLGRLNLLTNEEQSRVRARLQAFVASTPEAVREGGHDDALLRGIAAHHAGVLPAWKELIEELFQQGLVKVVFATETLAAGINMPARSTVISALSKRTDRGHRPLMGSEFLQMAGRAGRRGLDTQGYVVTVQSRFEGVREAGELATSPADPLVSQFTPSYGMVLNLLQRYELPKAKELVERSFGRYLATLDLVDDERRITELRQQLEGLSGSVTDVPWDAFELYEKERARLREERRILRILQQQAEETLAHELTLALRFASEGTLVSLKAPQLKGRVTPAVIVAKVEGSGQFPLLLCLTDENVWILVPCHAVVSLHAELSCLQVREVDAPELHHPGELRHGDQASGGLALAVGSMARRHDMATPQYDLAGEVKAQALLVHQLELALELHPAHSTGDRKQIKKQHRRMEELEEEIGERQRLLHHRSNRHWDTFLALIEILRFFGCLEDLEPTDIGRTVASLRGDNELWLGLALMSGHLDELEPAELAAVLEAISTEVNRPDLWSAFNTPPAAEEALHDLGGIRRELLRQQERAAVVMPLWYEPELMGLVHSWAKGTSWNDLIAGTSLDEGDVVRIMRRTVDLLAQIPYGEALSEQLRGKARLALKAINRFPVCEPIDLLSPVGAGLNPATAKAVPPPPTPGTTSANSPAAEPQITGDDLNGSSGPEASSSEGSLTEQAA comes from the coding sequence ATGCTGATCGCCAGCTCCGACGTTCCGCCCCTGGAGGAGCTGTTCCCGTTTCCGCTGGATCCATTCCAGCTGGAGGCGATCGATGCGCTCAACCAGGGCCATTCGGTGGTAGTGAGCGCCCCCACCGGCTCGGGCAAGACCCTGGTGGGCGAGTACGCGATCTACCGGGCCCTGGCCCACGGCCAGAAGGTGTTCTACACCACACCCCTCAAGGCGCTCTCGAACCAGAAGCTGCGCGATTTCCGCGAGCAGTTCGGGGTCGAGAACGTCGGTCTGATGACCGGTGATCTGAGCGTGAACCGGGAGGCGAAGGTGGTGGTGATGACCACCGAGATCTTCCGCAACATGCTCTACGCGGAGGTGGATCGCGGCGACGATCCCCTCGCCGATGTGGAGGCGGTGGTGCTCGATGAGTGCCACTACATGAACGACTCCCAGCGGGGCACGGTCTGGGAGGAATCGATCATCCATTGCCCACCTGCGGTGCAGCTGGTGGCGCTCTCGGCCACGGTGGCCAACGCCGGTCAGCTCACCGACTGGATCGACAAGGTGCACGGGCCCACCCGGCTGGTGCTGAGCGATTTCCGGCCGGTGCCCCTGGCCTTCAGTTTCTGCAGCGCCAAGGGGCTGCACCCCCTGCTCAATGATGCGGGCACCGGGCTGCACCCCAACTGCAAGGTCTGGCGGGCGCCGAAAACCACCCACCGCCGCGGCCCCAAGACCCCCAGGCCGCCCCAGCCCGAGGCGGCGCCGCTGCCCTTCGTAGTGGCCCAGATGGCCGAGCGCGACATGCTGCCGGCGATCTACTTCATCTTCAGCCGCCGCGGCTGCGACAAGGCCGTGCGCGACCTGGGCCGGCTCAACCTGCTCACCAACGAGGAGCAGTCCCGGGTGCGCGCGCGCCTGCAGGCCTTTGTGGCCTCCACCCCCGAGGCGGTGCGCGAAGGGGGCCACGATGACGCCCTGCTGCGCGGCATCGCCGCCCACCACGCCGGGGTGCTGCCCGCCTGGAAGGAACTGATCGAGGAGCTGTTCCAGCAGGGGCTGGTGAAGGTGGTGTTCGCCACCGAAACCCTCGCCGCCGGGATCAACATGCCCGCCCGCAGCACGGTGATCTCGGCCCTTTCCAAGCGCACCGACCGCGGCCACCGGCCGCTGATGGGCAGTGAGTTCCTGCAGATGGCGGGCCGGGCCGGCCGCCGCGGCCTCGACACCCAGGGCTATGTGGTGACGGTGCAGAGTCGCTTCGAGGGGGTGCGCGAAGCGGGGGAGCTGGCCACCAGCCCCGCCGATCCGCTCGTGAGCCAGTTCACCCCCAGCTACGGCATGGTGCTCAACCTGCTGCAGCGCTATGAGCTGCCCAAGGCCAAGGAACTGGTGGAGCGCAGCTTCGGCCGCTACCTGGCCACCCTCGATCTGGTCGACGACGAGCGCCGCATCACCGAACTGCGCCAACAGCTGGAGGGTCTTTCGGGCAGTGTCACCGATGTGCCCTGGGACGCCTTCGAACTCTATGAAAAGGAGCGGGCCAGGCTGCGGGAGGAGCGGCGCATCCTGCGGATCCTGCAGCAGCAGGCGGAGGAAACCCTGGCCCATGAGCTCACCCTCGCCCTGCGATTCGCCAGTGAGGGCACTTTGGTGAGCCTCAAGGCACCCCAGCTCAAGGGTCGGGTCACACCGGCGGTGATCGTGGCCAAGGTGGAGGGCAGCGGTCAGTTCCCGCTGCTGCTCTGCCTCACCGATGAGAACGTCTGGATCCTGGTGCCCTGCCATGCGGTGGTGAGCCTCCATGCGGAGCTCAGCTGCCTGCAGGTGCGCGAGGTGGACGCCCCAGAGCTGCACCACCCCGGTGAGCTGCGCCACGGCGACCAGGCCAGTGGCGGTCTGGCCCTTGCGGTGGGCTCCATGGCCCGGCGCCACGACATGGCCACCCCCCAGTACGACCTGGCCGGGGAAGTGAAGGCCCAGGCGCTGCTGGTGCACCAACTGGAGCTGGCCCTCGAACTCCATCCCGCCCACAGCACCGGCGATCGCAAGCAGATCAAGAAGCAGCACCGGCGCATGGAGGAACTCGAGGAGGAGATCGGCGAACGCCAGCGGCTGCTGCACCACCGCTCCAACCGCCACTGGGACACCTTCCTGGCCCTGATCGAAATCCTGCGCTTCTTCGGCTGCCTGGAGGATCTCGAGCCCACCGACATCGGCCGCACCGTGGCGTCCCTCCGGGGCGACAACGAACTCTGGCTGGGGCTGGCGCTGATGAGCGGCCACCTCGATGAGCTCGAACCCGCCGAGCTGGCGGCGGTGCTGGAGGCCATCTCCACGGAGGTGAATCGCCCCGATCTCTGGAGCGCCTTCAACACCCCGCCCGCCGCCGAGGAGGCCCTGCACGATCTGGGCGGCATCCGCCGGGAGCTGCTGCGCCAGCAGGAGCGGGCCGCCGTGGTGATGCCCCTCTGGTACGAGCCGGAGCTGATGGGGCTGGTGCATTCCTGGGCCAAGGGCACCAGCTGGAACGACCTGATCGCGGGCACCTCCCTCGATGAGGGCGATGTGGTGCGGATCATGCGCCGCACGGTGGATCTGCTGGCCCAGATCCCCTACGGCGAGGCCCTCAGCGAGCAGCTGCGCGGCAAGGCCCGACTGGCCCTCAAGGCGATCAACCGCTTCCCGGTCTGCGAGCCGATCGATCTGCTGAGCCCCGTGGGGGCGGGCCTCAATCCGGCCACGGCCAAGGCCGTGCCGCCACCACCCACTCCTGGCACGACATCGGCCAATTCCCCAGCTGCAGAGCCCCAGATCACGGGTGATGATCTCAACGGCAGCAGTGGCCCCGAAGCCAGCTCAAGCGAAGGGAGCCTCACGGAACAGGCGGCCTGA
- the purB gene encoding adenylosuccinate lyase — translation MIERYTLPEMGRIWSEQAKFQSWLDVEIAATAAQSQLGRVPAEALAEIRAKASFEVERIEAIEAEVRHDVIAFLTNVNEHVGEAGRHIHVGMTSSDVLDTGLALQLKASVAVLRTELDALAAALRELARAHKGTVMIGRSHAIHGEPITFGFKVAGWLAESERNRERLERLETVVAVGQISGAMGTYANTDPQVEALTCAALGLVPDTASTQVISRDRHAEYVQTLALVGATLERISTEIRNLQRTDVLEVEENFAKGQKGSSAMPHKRNPIRSERISGLARVLRSYTVAALENVALWHERDISHSSVERMMLPDCSVTLHFMLREMTAVIRGLGVYPANMARNLNVYGGVVFSQRVLLALVESGLSREEAYRIVQEHAHSAWNTEGGNFRANLEADPAVTARLGPGQLAECFATDLHQANLSVIWERLAI, via the coding sequence TTGATCGAGCGTTACACCCTCCCCGAGATGGGGCGCATCTGGAGCGAGCAGGCCAAGTTCCAGAGCTGGCTGGATGTGGAGATCGCCGCCACGGCCGCCCAGAGCCAGCTGGGGCGGGTGCCGGCCGAAGCCCTGGCGGAGATCAGGGCCAAGGCGAGCTTTGAGGTGGAGCGGATCGAGGCGATCGAGGCGGAGGTGCGCCACGACGTGATCGCCTTCCTCACCAATGTGAACGAGCACGTGGGCGAGGCGGGCCGCCACATCCACGTGGGCATGACCAGCTCAGATGTGCTCGACACCGGCCTGGCCCTGCAGCTGAAGGCCTCGGTGGCGGTGCTGCGCACCGAACTCGATGCCCTGGCCGCAGCGCTCAGGGAGCTGGCCCGGGCCCACAAGGGCACGGTGATGATCGGGCGATCCCATGCCATCCATGGCGAACCGATCACCTTCGGCTTCAAGGTGGCGGGCTGGCTGGCGGAGAGCGAGCGCAACCGCGAGCGACTGGAGCGCCTGGAAACCGTGGTGGCCGTGGGCCAGATCAGCGGCGCCATGGGCACCTACGCCAACACCGATCCCCAGGTGGAGGCGCTCACCTGCGCGGCACTGGGCCTGGTGCCTGACACCGCCAGCACCCAGGTGATCTCCCGCGACCGCCACGCCGAGTACGTGCAGACCCTGGCGCTGGTGGGGGCGACCCTGGAGCGGATCTCCACCGAAATCCGCAACCTGCAGCGCACCGATGTGCTGGAGGTGGAGGAGAACTTCGCCAAGGGCCAGAAGGGCAGCTCGGCGATGCCCCACAAGCGCAATCCGATCCGCAGCGAGCGCATCTCCGGCCTGGCGCGGGTGCTGCGCAGCTACACGGTGGCGGCCCTGGAGAACGTGGCCCTCTGGCACGAGCGCGACATCAGCCACAGCTCCGTGGAGCGCATGATGCTGCCGGATTGCTCAGTGACCCTGCACTTCATGCTGCGGGAGATGACCGCGGTGATCAGGGGCCTGGGGGTCTACCCCGCGAACATGGCGCGCAACCTGAATGTGTATGGCGGTGTGGTGTTCAGCCAGCGGGTGCTGCTGGCCCTGGTGGAGAGCGGCCTCAGCCGCGAGGAGGCCTACCGGATCGTCCAGGAGCACGCCCACAGCGCCTGGAACACAGAAGGCGGCAACTTCCGCGCCAACCTCGAAGCTGATCCGGCCGTCACGGCGCGGCTGGGCCCCGGGCAGCTGGCGGAATGCTTCGCCACCGATCTGCACCAGGCGAACCTGAGCGTGATCTGGGAGCGGTTGGCGATCTGA
- the bioD gene encoding dethiobiotin synthase, with translation MTEALRLVVCGTDTDVGKTVVSALLVQGLGATYWKPVQCGLEGGGDSDRVRELLELPSDRVLPEAYRLAAPVSPHWAAQQEVLRIEETRLALPAVSGPLVVETAGGLLVPLRLDWLQIDQLRLWNLPVLLVARSGLGTLNHTLLSVEALRQRGLSLLGIVLNGPPHPNNASTLNALAGVPVLAQLPTLERLDRETLEAQWQLSGLGQHLQLGPNLRP, from the coding sequence ATGACAGAAGCCCTGCGGCTGGTGGTCTGCGGCACCGACACCGACGTGGGCAAGACCGTGGTCAGTGCCCTGCTGGTGCAGGGGCTGGGGGCCACCTACTGGAAACCCGTGCAATGCGGCCTGGAGGGCGGCGGCGACAGCGACCGGGTGCGGGAGCTGCTGGAGCTGCCTTCTGATCGGGTGCTGCCGGAGGCCTACCGGCTGGCGGCCCCGGTGTCGCCCCACTGGGCGGCGCAGCAGGAGGTGCTGCGCATTGAGGAGACCCGGCTGGCGCTGCCGGCGGTGAGCGGCCCGCTGGTGGTGGAGACGGCCGGAGGGCTGCTGGTGCCCCTGCGGCTCGACTGGCTGCAGATCGATCAGCTGCGCCTCTGGAACCTGCCGGTGCTGCTGGTGGCCCGCAGCGGCCTGGGCACCTTGAACCACACCCTGCTGTCGGTGGAGGCCCTGCGCCAGAGGGGCCTTTCCCTGCTCGGGATCGTGCTCAACGGGCCGCCCCACCCCAACAACGCATCCACCTTGAACGCCCTGGCGGGGGTGCCGGTGCTGGCCCAGCTGCCCACCCTTGAGCGTCTCGATCGGGAGACCCTGGAGGCGCAATGGCAGCTCAGCGGACTGGGCCAGCACCTGCAGCTGGGCCCTAACCTGCGCCCATGA
- a CDS encoding TlyA family RNA methyltransferase, whose translation MARKRRLDLHLLALGLVESRQQAQQLIRAGRVRAGDRVLDKPGMEVALELEPQVSQPPRFVSRGGEKLVRALETFPIQVEGRICLDGGISTGGFSDCLLQHGAQRIYGIDVGYGQTAWSLRTDPRLVLKERTNLRHLRPEQLYGPHDPRPDLAVADVSFISLALVLPALKGLMAPEGQEAVLLVKPQFEVGRARVGKGGVVRDPEAHVDAIEAVIAAADRLGWRAAGLVASPITGPAGNHEYLLWMRDECFDRVGSNGEGSNTPLTTPTLDRSAIKHLVASTLSHKEADQPSG comes from the coding sequence ATGGCCCGAAAACGCCGGCTGGATCTGCATTTACTGGCCCTGGGTCTGGTGGAGAGCCGCCAGCAGGCCCAGCAGCTGATCCGTGCCGGCCGGGTGCGCGCCGGCGATCGGGTGCTGGACAAGCCCGGCATGGAGGTGGCGCTGGAACTGGAGCCCCAGGTGAGCCAGCCCCCACGCTTCGTCTCCCGTGGCGGCGAGAAGCTGGTGCGGGCCCTCGAGACGTTCCCGATCCAGGTGGAGGGTCGGATCTGCCTCGATGGGGGCATCTCCACCGGTGGCTTCAGTGACTGCCTCCTGCAGCACGGCGCCCAGCGGATCTACGGCATCGATGTGGGCTACGGCCAGACCGCCTGGAGCCTGCGCACCGATCCCCGGCTGGTGCTCAAGGAGCGCACCAACCTGCGCCACCTGCGGCCCGAGCAGCTCTACGGGCCCCACGATCCCAGGCCGGATCTGGCGGTGGCCGATGTGTCGTTCATCTCCCTGGCCCTGGTGTTGCCCGCCCTGAAGGGGTTGATGGCACCAGAGGGTCAGGAGGCGGTGCTTCTGGTCAAACCCCAGTTCGAGGTGGGGCGAGCCCGGGTGGGCAAAGGCGGTGTGGTGCGGGATCCCGAGGCCCACGTCGATGCGATCGAAGCGGTGATCGCAGCGGCGGATCGGCTGGGTTGGCGCGCAGCCGGGCTGGTGGCCTCACCGATCACCGGGCCGGCCGGCAACCACGAGTACCTGCTCTGGATGCGGGACGAATGTTTTGACCGCGTTGGATCCAACGGGGAGGGATCGAACACGCCGCTGACCACGCCGACGCTGGATCGAAGCGCCATCAAACATCTGGTGGCCAGCACCCTGAGCCATAAAGAAGCCGACCAACCCTCGGGTTGA